From a single Methylosinus sp. H3A genomic region:
- a CDS encoding sensor histidine kinase, with amino-acid sequence MTDIDSMSEASAPERRDHRDETLALERMRMALDASLTGIWDWDLVTGEVHLDARVRALWALPDDAPGSSEIFRNALHPDDKARTREAVQAALDPGQLGDYEAEYRIVGQTDGVERWIAVRGRTFFEAGRAARIIGTARDITDRKRREDHVHVLLRELVHRSKNLLAVVQAMARQTAAGAPSLADFQRKFAARLQALSMAHDLLVSQDWRGASMAELARAQLSYCLDAGCVEEQTRAGGADLMLKPEAAQNIGLALHELAVNALTHGSLSQPDGRIELHWRVDDERFLVEWREFGGPAVAESPSEGFGHKVIKRLVAQALGGEATIGFPPDGFEWTLAVPAEQALAG; translated from the coding sequence TTGACGGACATCGACAGCATGAGCGAGGCGTCCGCGCCGGAACGGCGCGACCATCGCGACGAGACTCTGGCGCTCGAGCGCATGCGTATGGCGCTCGACGCGAGCCTCACCGGAATCTGGGATTGGGATCTCGTCACCGGCGAGGTGCATCTCGACGCGCGCGTGCGCGCGCTATGGGCGCTGCCGGACGACGCTCCCGGCAGCTCCGAGATTTTCCGCAATGCGCTGCATCCGGACGACAAGGCGCGCACGCGCGAGGCCGTGCAGGCGGCGCTCGATCCTGGACAGCTCGGCGATTACGAGGCTGAATATCGCATCGTCGGCCAGACCGATGGCGTGGAGCGCTGGATTGCCGTGCGTGGCCGCACCTTCTTCGAAGCGGGACGCGCGGCGCGCATCATCGGCACGGCGCGCGACATCACCGACCGCAAGCGGCGCGAGGATCATGTCCATGTGCTGCTGCGCGAGCTCGTGCATCGCTCCAAGAATCTGCTCGCCGTCGTGCAGGCCATGGCGCGGCAGACGGCCGCGGGCGCGCCGTCGCTCGCGGATTTCCAGCGCAAATTCGCCGCGCGGCTGCAGGCGCTCTCCATGGCGCATGATCTGCTCGTGTCGCAGGATTGGCGCGGCGCCTCCATGGCCGAGCTCGCGCGTGCGCAATTGTCCTATTGCCTCGACGCCGGTTGCGTCGAGGAGCAGACGCGCGCCGGCGGCGCCGATCTGATGCTGAAGCCGGAGGCCGCGCAGAACATCGGCCTCGCTCTGCACGAGCTCGCCGTGAACGCTCTGACGCATGGCTCGCTGTCGCAGCCGGATGGGCGCATCGAGCTGCATTGGCGTGTCGATGACGAGCGTTTTCTCGTCGAATGGCGCGAGTTCGGCGGTCCGGCCGTCGCAGAATCGCCCAGCGAGGGCTTCGGCCATAAGGTGATCAAGCGCCTCGTCGCGCAGGCGCTCGGCGGCGAGGCGACGATCGGCTTTCCGCCCGATGGATTCGAATGGACGCTGGCGGTGCCGGCCGAGCAGGCGCTGGCGGGGTGA
- the parE gene encoding DNA topoisomerase IV subunit B, giving the protein MAKSDDLFGGAQRKPAAAAPVPRAPKAPAEYDAASIEVLEGLEPVRRRPSMYIGGKDEAAMHHLFAEVLDNAMDEAVAGHASFIEVTLEPGGWLTVVDNGRGIPVGPHPKFPKKSALEVVMTVLHAGGKFDSGAYQTSGGLHGVGVSVVNALSERVEVEVATGQQLYRQIFSRGIPQGKLEQLGRIANRRGTKVRFKPDAEIFGPATHWRPARLFRMSRSKAYLFGGVEIRWHCAPELIEPGSDVPAEAVLRFPGGLRDYLARETEGKELVADQPFVGKVEREGGHGSLEWAIAWFANEDGFSHSYCNTIPTPDGGTHEAGFRLALLRGLKDHGERIGQAKRAALLTAEDLMGQSAAMISVFIREPEFQGQNKTRLMNVEASRLVEGAVRDAFDHWLAGAPSQAIKLLDFAVERAEERLRRRAEKEQARKSPTRKLRLPGKLADCTNTSSQGSEIFIVEGDSAGGSAKAARDRASQAVLPLRGKILNVASAGREKLAANQQLADLVQALGCGVGAHYRDEELRYDKIIVMTDADVDGAHIASLLITFFFRQMPKLIDGGHLYLAVPPLYKLTQGAKTVYARDDAHRDELVKKVLNGKGKIETSRFKGLGEMMPAQLKETTMDAKKRTLLKVVIAGEEREETADCVERLMGAKPEARFAFIQERAAFAMELDV; this is encoded by the coding sequence ATGGCCAAATCCGACGATCTCTTCGGCGGCGCGCAGCGCAAGCCCGCCGCCGCCGCTCCCGTCCCGCGGGCGCCCAAGGCGCCGGCGGAATATGACGCCGCCTCCATCGAGGTGCTGGAGGGGCTCGAGCCCGTCCGGCGGCGGCCGAGCATGTATATCGGCGGCAAGGATGAAGCCGCCATGCACCACCTCTTCGCGGAGGTGCTGGACAACGCCATGGACGAGGCCGTCGCCGGCCACGCCAGCTTCATCGAGGTCACGCTCGAGCCTGGCGGCTGGCTCACCGTGGTCGACAATGGCCGCGGCATTCCCGTCGGCCCGCATCCGAAATTCCCCAAGAAGTCGGCGCTCGAAGTGGTCATGACCGTGCTGCACGCCGGCGGCAAATTCGATTCGGGCGCCTATCAGACCTCCGGCGGCCTGCATGGCGTCGGCGTCTCCGTCGTCAATGCGCTGTCCGAGCGCGTCGAGGTGGAGGTGGCGACCGGCCAGCAGCTCTATCGACAGATTTTTTCGCGCGGGATCCCGCAAGGCAAGCTCGAGCAATTGGGCCGCATCGCCAATCGCCGCGGCACCAAGGTGCGCTTCAAGCCGGATGCGGAGATTTTCGGCCCCGCGACGCATTGGCGGCCGGCGCGGCTGTTCCGCATGTCGCGCTCCAAGGCCTATCTCTTCGGCGGCGTCGAAATCCGCTGGCATTGCGCGCCGGAGCTGATCGAGCCCGGCTCCGACGTGCCGGCCGAGGCCGTGCTGCGTTTTCCGGGGGGGCTGCGCGACTATCTCGCCCGTGAGACCGAGGGCAAGGAGCTGGTCGCCGATCAGCCCTTCGTCGGCAAGGTGGAGCGCGAGGGCGGCCATGGCTCGCTCGAATGGGCGATCGCCTGGTTCGCCAATGAGGACGGCTTCTCCCATTCCTATTGCAACACCATTCCGACGCCGGATGGCGGCACGCATGAGGCGGGCTTCCGCCTCGCTCTGCTGCGCGGGCTGAAGGATCACGGCGAGCGCATCGGCCAGGCCAAGCGCGCCGCGCTTTTGACGGCCGAGGATCTGATGGGTCAATCGGCGGCGATGATCTCAGTGTTCATTCGCGAGCCGGAATTTCAGGGCCAGAACAAAACGCGGCTGATGAATGTCGAGGCTTCGCGCCTCGTCGAAGGCGCGGTGCGCGACGCCTTCGATCATTGGCTCGCCGGCGCGCCCTCGCAGGCGATCAAGCTGCTCGATTTCGCGGTGGAGCGCGCCGAGGAGCGCCTGCGCCGCCGCGCCGAGAAGGAGCAGGCGCGCAAATCGCCGACGCGCAAATTGCGCCTGCCCGGCAAGCTCGCCGATTGCACCAACACCTCGTCGCAGGGCTCGGAGATTTTCATCGTCGAGGGCGATTCGGCCGGCGGCTCCGCCAAGGCGGCGCGCGACCGCGCCAGCCAGGCCGTGCTGCCTCTGCGCGGCAAAATATTGAACGTCGCCTCGGCCGGCAGAGAAAAGCTCGCGGCGAATCAGCAGCTCGCCGATCTTGTGCAGGCGCTCGGCTGCGGCGTCGGCGCGCATTATCGCGACGAGGAGCTGCGTTACGACAAGATCATCGTGATGACCGACGCCGATGTCGACGGCGCGCATATCGCGTCGCTGCTCATCACTTTCTTCTTCCGGCAAATGCCCAAGCTCATCGATGGCGGCCATCTCTATCTCGCCGTTCCGCCGCTCTACAAGCTGACGCAAGGTGCCAAGACCGTCTATGCGCGCGACGATGCGCATCGCGACGAGCTCGTCAAAAAAGTGCTGAACGGCAAGGGCAAGATCGAGACGAGCCGCTTCAAGGGCCTCGGCGAGATGATGCCGGCGCAGCTCAAGGAAACCACGATGGACGCCAAGAAGCGCACGCTGCTCAAGGTCGTGATCGCCGGCGAGGAGCGCGAGGAGACGGCCGATTGCGTCGAGCGGCTGATGGGCGCAAAGCCCGAGGCGCGTTTCGCCTTCATTCAGGAGCGCGCCGCTTTCGCCATGGAATTGGATGTGTGA
- a CDS encoding 2OG-Fe(II) oxygenase: MAPAPVPHLSIDGFLGEARVRELMDWALAHEGEFHDSGFYTSKEGARVDKSVRDCKHLLELGPLRAAFSESVDAIVERLTRELATGPLDEAKKEIQMVWNGDGGFFKRHADAPRRPDGHGSVRILTLVYYFHASPKRFEGGELRVHAPPPGAGFVDIAPLCDRLVAFPSFLAHEVLPTRCATAHFVDGRFSINCWLRRPRARAE; encoded by the coding sequence ATGGCTCCCGCGCCGGTTCCGCATCTCTCGATCGACGGCTTCCTCGGCGAGGCGCGCGTCCGCGAGCTCATGGACTGGGCGCTCGCCCATGAAGGCGAGTTTCACGACTCGGGTTTCTATACGAGCAAGGAGGGCGCGCGCGTCGACAAATCGGTGCGCGACTGCAAGCATCTGCTCGAGCTCGGTCCGCTGCGCGCGGCCTTTTCCGAATCCGTCGATGCGATCGTCGAGCGTCTGACGCGCGAATTGGCGACCGGGCCGCTCGACGAGGCCAAAAAAGAAATCCAGATGGTCTGGAATGGCGACGGCGGCTTCTTCAAGCGCCACGCCGATGCGCCGCGACGGCCGGACGGGCATGGCAGTGTGAGAATTCTCACGCTCGTCTATTATTTTCATGCGTCGCCGAAGCGGTTCGAAGGCGGCGAGCTGCGCGTCCATGCGCCGCCGCCCGGCGCTGGGTTTGTGGATATTGCGCCGCTCTGCGACCGGCTCGTCGCTTTCCCATCCTTCCTTGCTCACGAGGTCTTGCCGACGCGCTGTGCGACAGCGCACTTCGTCGATGGTCGCTTTTCGATCAATTGCTGGCTCAGGCGGCCGCGTGCGCGAGCGGAGTGA
- a CDS encoding DJ-1/PfpI family protein — translation MSDRPFHIVFAIFPRLTQLDFTGPFEVLSRLPGAEVVVASREGGAVTSDTGLEFGSTRALATVERCDLLCVPGGPGVEAASVDREFLAEIARLAQGARYVTSVCNGSLLLGAAGLLQGKRAACHWAWRDLLPLFGAVPDASRVARDGRVITGGGVTAGIDFALTVAADIAGERVARAIQLSIEYAPTPPFDSGRPETAGAELVDFVAPRFAERKARFAAMHG, via the coding sequence ATGTCCGATCGGCCCTTTCACATCGTGTTCGCGATTTTTCCGCGCCTCACGCAGCTCGATTTCACCGGCCCCTTCGAGGTGCTGTCGCGATTGCCGGGCGCCGAGGTCGTCGTCGCGTCTCGCGAGGGCGGCGCTGTGACCTCCGACACCGGATTGGAATTCGGCTCGACGCGCGCGCTGGCGACAGTGGAGCGTTGCGATCTCCTCTGCGTTCCCGGCGGCCCCGGCGTCGAGGCGGCTTCCGTCGATCGCGAATTTCTCGCCGAGATCGCCCGGCTCGCGCAGGGCGCGCGCTATGTGACCTCGGTCTGCAATGGCTCGCTTCTTCTGGGCGCCGCGGGGCTGTTGCAGGGCAAGCGCGCGGCCTGCCATTGGGCCTGGCGCGATCTTCTGCCATTGTTCGGCGCCGTGCCGGATGCGTCGCGCGTCGCGCGCGACGGACGTGTGATCACCGGCGGCGGCGTGACGGCCGGAATTGATTTCGCATTGACGGTCGCGGCCGATATTGCCGGCGAGCGCGTCGCGCGCGCGATCCAATTGTCGATCGAATATGCGCCGACGCCGCCTTTCGACTCCGGCCGGCCGGAGACGGCGGGAGCGGAACTCGTCGATTTCGTCGCGCCGCGCTTTGCCGAGCGAAAGGCGAGATTTGCGGCGATGCATGGCTGA
- a CDS encoding GlxA family transcriptional regulator, with translation MAPRVIAFLIFDDFQILDAAGPIAAFEIAARIAPGAYATRTIAAAPGLVRSSSGVAIAAASFAAARRCDTLLIAGGLGARVAATDAATLAFVQRTAARARRTASVCSGAYVLAAAGLLDDRRATTHWSRSRDFQRRFPKVRLEPDLIFVRDGPIWSSAGITAGIDLALAMICDDLGEDVARAVARQLVVYHRRPGGQSQFSALLELESRQDKFATLLRWASERLQERLAVEDLAGEVAMSPRNFARAFLRATGVTPAKAIERLRLDKAKSELEANGGSIESIARESGFCDPERMRRAFLRVYGQPPQAFRRGGARRHEGDALIANAPFCRRRKIESSS, from the coding sequence ATGGCGCCGCGCGTTATCGCCTTTCTGATCTTCGACGACTTCCAGATCCTGGACGCCGCCGGGCCGATCGCCGCTTTCGAGATCGCCGCGCGCATCGCGCCCGGCGCCTATGCGACGAGGACGATCGCCGCCGCGCCGGGCCTCGTGCGCTCGTCTTCCGGCGTCGCCATCGCCGCCGCCAGCTTTGCCGCGGCGCGACGCTGCGACACGCTGCTCATCGCCGGCGGCCTTGGCGCGCGCGTCGCCGCCACGGATGCGGCGACTCTCGCTTTCGTGCAGAGAACGGCGGCCCGCGCGCGCCGCACGGCGAGCGTGTGCTCCGGCGCCTATGTGCTCGCGGCGGCGGGCCTTCTCGACGACCGCAGAGCGACGACGCATTGGAGCCGCAGTCGCGACTTTCAGCGACGATTTCCCAAGGTTCGGCTGGAGCCGGATTTGATCTTCGTGCGCGACGGGCCGATCTGGAGCTCGGCCGGCATAACGGCGGGCATCGATCTCGCTTTGGCGATGATCTGCGACGATCTCGGCGAGGATGTCGCGCGCGCTGTCGCGCGGCAGCTCGTCGTCTATCATCGACGGCCGGGCGGCCAGTCGCAATTCTCGGCCTTGCTGGAATTGGAGAGCCGGCAGGACAAATTCGCGACGCTGCTGCGCTGGGCGAGCGAGCGGCTGCAGGAGCGTCTGGCGGTGGAGGATCTCGCCGGAGAGGTCGCGATGAGCCCGCGCAATTTCGCGCGCGCTTTTTTGCGCGCGACCGGCGTCACGCCGGCCAAGGCGATCGAACGCCTGCGCCTCGACAAAGCGAAAAGCGAGCTGGAAGCGAACGGCGGCTCGATCGAGAGCATCGCGCGCGAAAGCGGCTTTTGCGATCCGGAACGGATGCGGCGGGCGTTTCTGCGCGTCTATGGCCAGCCGCCGCAGGCGTTCCGGCGCGGGGGGGCGCGGCGGCATGAAGGGGACGCGCTCATCGCGAACGCGCCTTTTTGTCGACGGCGGAAAATCGAAAGTTCCTCCTGA
- a CDS encoding MT-A70 family methyltransferase has protein sequence MSAGQDLRNIVGKRKFSTVLADPPWRFQNKTGKVAPEHKRLSRYGTMSLAEISALPVQDVVAPTAHLYLWVPNALLPEGLEVMRAWGFTYKANVVWHKVRKDGV, from the coding sequence ATGAGTGCCGGGCAAGACCTGAGGAACATAGTCGGAAAGCGGAAATTTTCGACCGTTCTGGCCGACCCGCCATGGCGCTTTCAGAACAAAACCGGCAAAGTCGCGCCCGAACACAAAAGGCTGAGCCGATACGGGACGATGAGTCTCGCGGAAATTAGCGCGCTCCCTGTTCAGGATGTCGTTGCTCCAACTGCGCATCTCTACCTATGGGTTCCGAATGCTCTGCTACCAGAAGGCCTCGAAGTGATGAGGGCGTGGGGCTTTACCTACAAGGCGAATGTCGTTTGGCATAAAGTGCGGAAGGACGGCGTCTGA
- a CDS encoding DUF1640 domain-containing protein has protein sequence MTAVAFDTLKFARRLEAGGFTPDQASAAAEAFADATGQELATKADLESKVAALRSDIRELELRMTIKLGGLIVVATGILLAAFFCLPDFGLALSSSPSSSFRSADAS, from the coding sequence GTGACCGCCGTCGCTTTCGACACGCTGAAATTTGCCCGGCGGCTCGAGGCCGGCGGCTTCACGCCAGATCAGGCGAGCGCCGCCGCCGAGGCCTTTGCCGACGCCACGGGCCAGGAGCTGGCGACGAAAGCGGACCTCGAGAGCAAAGTCGCCGCCCTTCGCTCGGATATCCGCGAACTCGAATTGCGCATGACGATCAAGCTCGGCGGCCTCATCGTCGTTGCGACCGGCATTCTTCTCGCAGCGTTCTTTTGCTTGCCAGACTTTGGACTGGCGCTCAGCTCTTCGCCTTCGTCCTCCTTCCGGTCAGCTGACGCCTCGTAG
- a CDS encoding transcriptional regulator, whose protein sequence is MLSLSQADLAQSAGVSVETLKRLEGIRAGISVGQGVSADALAKVRSALEAAGVEFIAENGGGAGVRLRKPGPQAR, encoded by the coding sequence ATGCTGAGCTTGTCGCAAGCGGATTTGGCCCAATCCGCTGGCGTTTCGGTCGAGACGCTCAAGCGGCTGGAAGGCATTCGAGCCGGCATTTCCGTTGGCCAAGGCGTGAGCGCCGATGCCTTGGCGAAGGTCCGCTCTGCTCTCGAAGCGGCGGGCGTGGAATTCATCGCCGAGAATGGCGGCGGAGCAGGTGTCAGGCTACGGAAGCCCGGCCCACAAGCGCGATGA
- a CDS encoding SOS response-associated peptidase family protein → MTGVPLAFAGLWESWRDPETEETTLFPTIIVGAANEWMIRFHDRMPVLLEPVPSGSRRAAFGTWE, encoded by the coding sequence ATGACTGGCGTGCCGCTGGCCTTCGCAGGGCTGTGGGAAAGCTGGCGCGATCCCGAGACCGAGGAGACCACCCTCTTCCCGACGATCATCGTAGGCGCAGCAAACGAATGGATGATCCGGTTTCATGATCGCATGCCCGTGCTACTTGAGCCGGTTCCGTCCGGCTCCAGGCGCGCTGCTTTCGGCACCTGGGAATGA